TGAGGTTTGGTCGGCAGCTCGAGGCACACCATTGCCAATTCAGTAAATGCGTATTTGATTCACGTTGCAAATGTCGTGCCTGGCGTAGGTCTATGGTGTCAACATAATAGGGAGGGCATCTCCAGCAACATTGACTTATAGAGAGGTGTAAAGGCCACCCAGGAAATTTCTCCATGAGTGACATATCTGATGGAAGGGGAAGATGCCCTGGAGAGGGCAGCCCTTTAATGCTTTTCGAGTTTTCTGAAGGCTTTAACCCCTCCCTCCTCATTTTTATTGCGGAAAGTAAGGAATATCTCTGTGAATACAATTATGAAAACAATGGAGTCATTAATAGCAAGGGGCAGTTTAACAGAAGGACTATAAGTTGTATTCTTTAGGAACAATCTTTCCCTTTTGAGttctggagttttccttccattAAGTCAGAGGGTTAAATAAAGATGTGAGATGTAAAGATTCCCCAAGATTGGCCCAAGTAAACATCACGTACAAAAATGTCCCAGTTGACAAGGAAGAAGGTAGAGGAAGCAGTACCCTGACGCCATTTTAGCAAGTGTAGTGTAAATAGAAAGGCTAAGATGAATGATGGTCACTGCTGGGAGCCCTAGGAAAAGAGGgaaattatcttttcttcttgACAAACTCACAGACGAAATACATGGTAAGATGACACTCTGTGTCATTCCACCTGCCGGAGCTCAGCATCTCCACACAGTCCTCATGGCCATAGGGGTCACTAGGCTCCCCTTCCTTCCAGTTGCTGTAGTTCTGCAGTGGGGTGTTGTCTGTGAACACATACTGCCCCTCCCTCTCGAGGTCATTAACCCCAATGAACACTCTGAAGAAGCCACTCTTGGCAACATAGTCAGCAATAAGGGTGTTAACAACTTCATCCTTAGGCATGGCTAACATCCCTCCCCGGATCCTGCAGTGGGTCAGCGATTCCCTGTAGTTCTTCTCCTCTCGCACAATGTAGTAAAATTTCTCTTCAGTTTCTCGGATCCCTGCTATGACTGTGGGGTGGAGAGGAAGAATATCATAACGTGTCTTGACACAAGAAGCAAATACCTATACGACATTGTCAGATTTCTATGTATTCACTCAGCATTTGAGAGCTGTTTTGCAAGGTCACCATGAGGTAGTTActagtttaatttcttttgtgCCTTTCTGTTTGTCaggtgaaaaaaatgaaagtctaCCATTTGatctccccctccttcctgctcAGATTCCCACACATCTGTCCAATAGCAGCCTTGGTAATAAAGCCCAGTTAACATGAGCTGCTACCTGGAGCATCATAGCCCAGTTAACATGAGCTGCTACCTGGAACATCTAACCATTTTTGTATCAGATATATGAGGCTCCCTTTCTTTCACACTCACACTTTTCATGCCTGGGAAGACTCTGCTGGTCTTTTAGTTCTCAGAGAAAATGAATTTTCCCATATGAAGCTTTTCCAATGCTCCTTGGCAGACATGCGGTCTCCTAGGTTCACATCGTCCTTTCAAATTTCCCTTTATACCACTCAGCACATTGTATCCCTTCAGCTGTGAATGTCTTGAAGTCAATGCTCATTTCTGACACTCTTCAACCCAGTGCCTAGAACACTCTAAAAAATGCCAAATGCTTATTAAAAGCAAACTCAGTGGACCATATGGGAACAATAAGGAAGTTTGTCCACATCAGGACAAGTTTCAAGAATACGGACACATACAGTGATTGAGATTATCCACACAGCTATAGGGGGGACTTAACTACTGACTGAGTTTCAAGATACAACTAGATATTGAAAATCATCTGTTAAATTTATGATTacgtgtgtatgtctctctgtgttcaGACCATGTTAGGTGAGGGTTTCCATGGAAATAAGAATatggtatcagatcctctggaagtggagttacaggcagttgtgaactgactgacatgagtgctgggaatggaactcaagcCCCCTGAGAGAACAGCGCaagctctcaactgctgagcaaATTCCAGCCCCAAGATACAAGTTCTTATGTGTGACTTACAACTAGAACTTAAAACCAATTCAGTTGCTCAGTTACGCTTTGGTATTTCCTGTGCCTCTATCATTACATGGTGACTCTGAACACAAGATGGCATTTGTTGGTTTCCACATACATCCACACTACACTAGTGCTACACTAAGTGAAAGTTTAGGTAAATGGAATCAGCCATAGTAGTCACTGCATCAATTCCTTCAATAGAACAGTCTCGGTAGATTCCTGTGCAAGCTGAGGACTTCTCTACTCATTAGTGTGGAAAAATGAACAAGGTGCAAGAAAAATGACCAAGCTGACAGATCTATAGAAACACATTAAAACCTATACTGAATGTATTATTGGAAGAGGTGTCAGGAAAAACCCTACTATGCTATCTGTCTCTGCAGGCAGGGTCTTCTCCAAGCTTCGGGTGACTCACAACACTGTGACGTAATAATGACAAACACTAAATGCTCTGTTGTCAGCAGTTGGCTGCTACCCCAGGTACTCAAGGAAGTAACCATTGCTATGGCTGTATTCTCAGAGATGCCATTTCTGCTTGACACCTGTCTCCCTTTATTCTTTAGGTACAGCTTGCCCAACTCTGCTCATTTCTCCTTCCGCTTGACGGGCCAGCCTGACTCCATCTTAAGATCAAAAGCCACCTTGTGGCAAGGTCAAAATAAGTTCATTCCTGTTTCTGTTAAACTTGGATTTGACCAGGTTTTGGCCCATTTTCTGTAATTTGATATGTTCTACGCATTCTACCCTGACCTCCACACTGATAAGATGTTCTGAAAAATAATTGTGAAATGTTCTTCTCAGTTCATACATAACCCAAAACCCCTAGGAAACCCTTTAGCCTTGCAGTTTTGGGGGCTATATAAGCCCTAGTTTTTCCTATGTTCGATGTTATTCTCTCAAACCCTATTTTTAGAGAAATAGACTTGTCTGATAGAAATTAAAACTTGCTTAATTTGGCCAAAGAATTCGGGTAATGGTCTTTATTCCTATTTGGTGGGATTAACAGCCACTTTTAGCAAAGTCCCTTTCCTACTGATGTGCCACACACATATTATTGAATCTGTGtagtgaaattaaaaatattggaaTCTGAGAGGATAATCAATATTTTGAGAGACTTTTGAACTGTGATATTTTGCCTGACCAGAGGCATTTCTTGCTAAGAAATGTAGGGTTGAAAGGCCAAGTTAATAGGTACGGAAGAGAGCAAAGTGGTGGTTGTTTACCATTCTTGATGAACTTCATTGATGTCTTAAGACGAGCAACACTAATATCCAGTTGTCCAACCACTTTCCGGTATCTCCCACAGTCACAGATGGTACcttgtaaaagataaaaatgtgagTTCATGTTGAAGTCCATGAAGGCAGTGTTTTCAATAATTTTCTAGCTTGGTTGTATCGCTTTATGAAGCACTATCTATTTAACCTTTCATTTAAAGCAaggtttccaatttcttttaccTTAAAGAATTCATAAAGCATCTTTTAGAAATATTTggaatgagttttaaaaataatacaactcTAAATGAGAGTTTTACAAAGAATGAGTGAGTCGTAGAGAAGGTGAGCCATTTGACATTTTTTGTCGAGTACAGAAACAGCCTGCTCAATTTTGGAAGAAACTTTTTACAGCTTCCTTAAATTGTATTTGCAGCCAGGCGTCTCTTCTGTTACTGGGTTATTCTCGAACTCACACAGCTCTCCCAAGATAGAACAAACTTTGCATGATTCGATCACACGTTAACTCTGATTATCCATGTAGAGTGTAACTGTCAGGTTTCAAGGACTATACTTAAATACTGTgaatatatacaatttaaaatttaaagggcAGCTGTCCAGCTTAGGGGTTAACTATTATTTTAACTTGATGTGCAGCTCCCTTTGCTCACCCAGCTTCCTTACTGCTTTGTGTTGTAGTAAGGGGGAACAGAATCAAAGAAAATGGTGGTAAACTCAAATGactctcttttatttctgttttgtggttGCTGCCTATAGTTTCCCACTTCTTTATTGCTTGACAGGTTGAGAAGTTAAACTGATTTTGTTAGGCACATGGAAAAATACCCTGTGCTTTAACTGATCCGTGTACACAGATAAATACAAGAAATATAAGGCAATTCTTTGAATCTTCACTAGAAATAGCCGGAATTTTCCCCCCTAACAGTCTACTTGCCTTCCTCACATCAAATGTTACCAGCTGAGCTCTGTAAGGACACTTCCAGCTCATGCAGATCAGGCTCTGTATCCAGGTAACCTTAAAGACTCCACACCGGAGGCCAGCCTCAAGCCAGCATGTAGCTCAGATGCTCTGAACACAAGGCATGGCTGCTGATGAAGTTTCTGCTGTGGATTTTCCTCTTGGATCTAGACAGCAAGCTCTACTCCCTGATAATGCTGGACTTGCTTCTCGCCATGAGCAGGTCAGAGATGGAATGTGCCCTCATTTCCTTCCCCAGGGCTTGGAAAGTCACCAGTATGCAGACAGGAAAaattctctttctccatgtcctctATCCCATGGAAATGAGGGTGAGTGCATGGAAAGGGGCTCTATTTgcttcagaaacaaaaaacagaaaacaaacaaacaaacaaataaacaaaaacaaacaaaaaccagtgtaGGTTTGAGCTGGACACATTTGTTGTAGTGCCAGACATCAATGAGAACAAGATGAGCATGTCATTCATACCTGCCTTGCCTTTTTCTCCAGGAATCCCAAGCAGACCCTTTTCCCCTTTGTCACCTAAGTAGACACAgcaaaaaacacaataaataaataaatatagatagatagattgatagatggaaagatggatagatagaaagataggtagatagatagatggaaataaataattatgaCTAATGGCTAGGTTCttagaaaaaatatacagaa
This window of the Acomys russatus chromosome 17, mAcoRus1.1, whole genome shotgun sequence genome carries:
- the Colec10 gene encoding collectin-10; this translates as MNSFRVLLRSSQCILLLLFLLQFQSLGLDMDSRSAAEVCATHTISPGPKGDDGEKGDTGEEGKDGKVGRRGPKGVKGELGDMGAQGNIGKSGPIGKKGDKGEKGLLGIPGEKGKAGTICDCGRYRKVVGQLDISVARLKTSMKFIKNVIAGIRETEEKFYYIVREEKNYRESLTHCRIRGGMLAMPKDEVVNTLIADYVAKSGFFRVFIGVNDLEREGQYVFTDNTPLQNYSNWKEGEPSDPYGHEDCVEMLSSGRWNDTECHLTMYFVCEFVKKKR